The Sulfurihydrogenibium azorense Az-Fu1 genome contains the following window.
AAAAAAGGATTAGTTGGATATACTGCAGAAAGACCTGCTACCGTTCCTAAAATCTCAACTAATCCATCGTTCATTCCCAGTATTAAATCTCTTACGTTTGTAAGTCCAAGTTTTTCTGCCTCTTTTGAAAAGAATGTTTCGTGTTCTATTTCATCTAATATTATGTTTTTTAAAGAGTTTACTTCGTACTCATTAAGGTCAGCTTCTTTTAAGAATTTGTAGTAATCTTTTAAAGCATTACTTTCTCCCTGTTCTAAAATGGATATTAAAAGTATTGGGTTAAATACATTTGCAAAAAACTGCCAATATTTGTTTTTTGTATAACCTTGTGGTATTTCAGGTAAATTATGACCTCTTGATGTTATAAAATACTTCCAGAAGTTAGAGTGTTTTTCTTCTGCTTTTGCTATCTTTAATAGATTTTCTTTTAAAGATAGATTCTTTGTTTTATCTGCTAAAAATGAGTAAAAGTTGTAGTCATAAATCTCGTTTATATAAAACTCTTTTGCCTTTTCTATCAAATCCATCTGTCTATCTCCTTTTTATAACAGTTATAAATATCTATTTGAATTTTGCTAATATCTACTTTTAAGTCAGAATTTTTTAAAAGTTCTAAAATAGCATCTTTTAACTGATTTTCATCTTCTACGACTACAACAGCTCCTAATTTTTCCCCTTGTATAACTAAATCTTTTATTTTAAAGTAATTTTTTCCTATTATAACTTTTTTGCCTGTTAGTATTGGTTCAAAAATGTTGTGGCCTCCTACTTTTGAAAAAGTTCCTCCTACAAAAACAACATCACCATACTTGTATAAAGATGACAACTCACCCAATGTATCTACAATGTAAACATCGTTGTCTAATGCTAGGGTTTTAGACCTTAAATCGAAAGATAGGTTGTATTTTTTAATGGTTTGGATAATTTCCTTTACCCTTTCAACGTGTCGTGGAGCTATTATTAAGCAGGTGTTTGGGAGAGTTTCTTTAATCTTTTGAAAAACTTTTATTAAAATCTCTTCCTCTGGATAGTGAGTACTTCCTGCTAAGATAACTTTTTTACCTTTTTTGTCTAATTTAACATCTTTTAAATTAACTTGAGACAAAAGTTTGAGATTTCCACAAACTGCTATCTTATCCTCTGCTACAACCTTTTTAAGAGGTTGTTTATCTTCCTCAGTTCTTACTATAAAGAAAGAAAATCTTTTAAGTATCTCTCTGTAGTAGATGTTGTTTACATTTTTTGGTAGTTTTGTGTTGATTGATATAACAGGTATTTTTTTAGATGAATGGTAAATAAGGTTAAACCAGAATTCAGCTTCTTCTACTATCAATAGTTTAGGATTGTATACTTTTAAAAACCTTTTTATTAAAAATCCAAAATCAAAAGGTAGAAATACTACCGTCATATCTTTTAGATTGTTTACTGCAAAGTTGTAAGCTCTTGGTGAGAATACTGTAAGTAATACTTTTTCTTTGGATTTTATATAATCTATAATAGGCAAAGCTGTTTTTATCTCTCCTGTACTTGCACAGTGAATCCATACAGGTTGGTAATCTAACTTTTTTGTCTTTAGTAAAAACCTTTCTAAAAGTCCAACTTTATACCCTTTTCTAACGTTTAAAAAGTACCATAGGGGAACAAAAAATATAATTAAAAAAGTTAATATTAGATTATAAAAAAGTCTAACTAAATAGACCATAGTATTTTTTTATAACTTAAGTTTGTTGCAAAGTAAGATGTTAAAACTGCCACTGCAACCATACTAAACATTATAACAAGTTGAAAAAAAACAGCATGAATAGGATTTGCCCCTGCCAAAACCATTCCTGCAGTTATTCCAGGAATCCAGATTATGCCTAAGGTTTGTAGATTGTTAAGTATAGGTATAAGAGCTGCTTTTATTGAGTTTTTTATTTGGAACCTAAAAGCTTCTTTAAGGGGTAGTCCAAGAGCTATTAAGTTTTCTATCAGGTCAACGTTATTTTTTACATCACTTTTAAATCTTTCTATAGTTTGAGTGTAAGCGTTTAAAGAGTTTCCTATAATCATTCCACCTATAGGAATTATTTCGTTTGCTTTTAAACTCAGTACATTAGTTAAAACCAAGGTTCCAATTATGATGAAAGAAGATAAAAAAATAGATAAAAAAGCTATTTTTACTCCATCGTGTATGCTTACCCTTTTTACAGCTGTATAAACTGCAAAAACAATCATAACAAACAAAATTCCAAAAAGTTCAAATACGTTAGACAGTTTTAAAATGAAGATTAAAGCATATCCTAAAATAAGTAGCTGAATAAAAGCCCTGATACTGTTTATCAGTATCTCTTTTTCTAATCCTATTTTTTCTTTATAAGATATGTAAATAGAGATTAAGATAAGAACGTAAGCGAATAAAAATTTATACTCTATACTCAAACTCTACCTCAGATTGCTTTAGAAAATCTTCTCTCTTTTTTGTTTCTAAGGTAAATGTCAAAGGTAGATGCTATGTTTCTTATTAAAAGTCTCCCTATAGGTGTGATATCTATTCTGTCTGGATAGAGTTTTAATAATCCATCTTTTTCCATGTCTTGAAGCTGATTTAACTCTGTTTCAAAGTATGTATCGAAATCTATATTATACTTTTCACTTATCTCTGATTTAACAAGCCTAAAGTGGCACATTAGTTTCATTATAACGTCTCTTCTTATTATGTCATCTTGATTGAGGTACACTCCTCTTTCTATGGGAAGGTTTCCAGAGTCTATGGTTTCATAGTAATCTCTTAAAACTTTATAGTTTTGTACATAGCCATCGTAAAGCATACTTATAGATGTTGCTCCAAAGCCAAAGAGTTCTGCTTGAGCTTTTGTTGTATAACCTTGAAAGTTTCTGTGTAGAGTTCTTTCCCTTTGAGCTATTGCCAGCTCGTCGTTTGGCTTTGCAAAGTGGTCCATTCCTATAAATACATACCCTGCATTAGTGAGCTTTTCTATTGTCATTTGAAGGATTCTTAGTTTTTCAGCTGGTGGTGGAAGTGTTTTTTCATCTATATTTCTTTGAAGTCTTTTAAGCCATGGAACATATGCAAAGTTAAAGACCGCTATTCTGTCTGGATTTAACTTGATAGTTTTTTCTATGGTTTCTGTAAATGTTTCTAACGTTTGGTATGGAAGCCCGTAGATAAGGTCTATGTTTACACTTTCAAACCCTGCTTGTCTAAGCCATGACATAACGTTAAATATCATCTCTTCTGGTTGTATTCTGTTGACAGCTTCTTGGACTTTTGGGTTAAAGTCTTGAATACCAAAACTTACTCTGTTAAACCCTATCTCTTTTAATAAGAATATTCTGTCTTTATCAACGTGGCGAGGGTCTATCTCAATACTTACCTCTGCTTGTGGGTCTATTATAAATCTCTTTTTTATCTCATTGAAAAGTTCAACTGTTTCCTCATCTGATAAGTAGTTAGGTGTTCCTCCACCCCAGTGGAGCTGAACTACTTTTCTATTATTAGTATCTATAAGATTTTTGTATAAATCCATTTCTTTGTAAAGATGGTCTAAATATGGTTTTACAACTTCTTTTCTTCTTGTTATTATTACGTTGCAACCACAAAAGTGGCAAGCATTTTCACAAAATGGTATATGAAAGTATAAAGATAAGGGTGTTTTTCTATCGTTTGACTGTATTATCTTTTTAACGTAATCTTTTTTATCTATATCGTGGGTAAACTCTGTTGCAGGTGGATAACTTGTGTACCTTGGAGCTGGCTTGTCGTATTTTTTTATCATATCTAAATCAAATTTAACTTCTTGAGTTAAAAATTCCATCTTCTTCACCTTTAGGTTTTTGTTAATATTATATACCTTAAATTTTGTTTTTCATTAATTTTTGTCATAGGAGATTTTATGGACGGTAAAACTTTTGTAGAAGTTTTGAAAATACTTAAAAAAGAAAGTAAAAACTGGAATGCTCCTGTTGTTGCTTTTATGGGTAGGACAGAAAATAATCCATACAAAGTATTAATAGCCACTATTTTAAGTCTTAGGACAAAAGACCAAATAACAGCTTTGGCATCAGACAGGCTTTTTAAGGTTGCAGACACTCCAGAAAAAATGGTAAATCTACCAGCAGAAGAGATAGAAAAACTTATATACCCTGTAGGTTTTTACAAAAACAAAGCAAAGACGATAAAGGAGATATCTAAAATAATCCTTGAAAAATACGCTGGTAAAGTGCCAGACAACCTTGAAGACCTTTTATCTTTAAAAGGGGTAGGAAGAAAGACTGCAAACCTTGTTTTATCAGAAGGTTATAAAAAACCTGCAATCTGTGTAGATGTACATGTCCATAGAATATCAAATAGACTTGGTGTTGTAAAAACAAAAACTCCAGAAGAAACAGAGTTTAAACTTATGGAGATTCTGCCGAAAAAGTACTGGAGAGATGTAAACTGGGTTTTAGTTGCTTTTGGACAGACAATATGTAAACCTATTAAACCTATGTGTGATATATGTCCTGTAAAAAATTTTTGTGAGTTTGGTAAAATAAAAGCATGAGTTTATATGAAAACAAACTACTTATTATAGGTTTTCAGGTATCTTTAATACTCCACCTTCTTATTTTTATACTTCTTCAGCTTCTTCCTATTAGAGTTTTAGACTTCCCTTTAAATCAGCCTATAGAGATAAAGTTAGAGGAAGAAGAGATAAAGAAAACTGTAGAGAAAAAAGTTCAAGTTCACCAAAAATCCATTGAAAGTAAAGAAGAAAAAAAGTTAGTATCTCCTGATAGAAAAGTAACTAATAAACCAAAAAGTCAAGAAGTAAAAGAAAAACAACCTGTTGTATCAAAACAAGCTGTAATTAACAGTCAAGAAGCTACAATTAAACATCAAGTAAAATCTTCAAATCCAGATATCTTAAAGATAGATGATGAGAATCTAAAACTATTAGGGCAGCTTCAATCTGTGTCAAGTGGTAAGAAAGAAAGTGCAGCTTCTAATCAAGAGATATCTTTTGGAGAGAGTTTATCTAAGATAGATTCGTCTGTAAGTGGAACAGGTTCTTCAAGGTCTGTAATCTATAAACCTAATCCTCCTAAAATAACAACCTCAGAAACTCTACCTTCTGTAAAGGTAAAGATATGGATAAATCCTGATGGGTCTGTCTCAAAGGTAGAACTTCTTACAACTACAGGAGACCCTGAAGTAAACTCAACTGTTATATCTTATATGAAAAGATGGAAATTTAATAAAATATCATCAACGGAGCTTCAGTGGGCTATCGTCACTATAAGGTTTAACAATTAAGCTATATTTAAGGCCGGCTGTTTTTTTACTATAAACTCGGATATTTTATCTGTCATAGAAGAAATATCAAGTCCTAAATCCTTTTCTAATATCTCTACTTTGCCATGTTCTATAAATCTGTCTGGAATACCAAACCTAAGGAGCTTATTTGAAAAGCCGTTGTCAAGGATATACTCTGC
Protein-coding sequences here:
- a CDS encoding ABC transporter permease, which produces MSIEYKFLFAYVLILISIYISYKEKIGLEKEILINSIRAFIQLLILGYALIFILKLSNVFELFGILFVMIVFAVYTAVKRVSIHDGVKIAFLSIFLSSFIIIGTLVLTNVLSLKANEIIPIGGMIIGNSLNAYTQTIERFKSDVKNNVDLIENLIALGLPLKEAFRFQIKNSIKAALIPILNNLQTLGIIWIPGITAGMVLAGANPIHAVFFQLVIMFSMVAVAVLTSYFATNLSYKKILWSI
- the hemN gene encoding oxygen-independent coproporphyrinogen III oxidase is translated as MEFLTQEVKFDLDMIKKYDKPAPRYTSYPPATEFTHDIDKKDYVKKIIQSNDRKTPLSLYFHIPFCENACHFCGCNVIITRRKEVVKPYLDHLYKEMDLYKNLIDTNNRKVVQLHWGGGTPNYLSDEETVELFNEIKKRFIIDPQAEVSIEIDPRHVDKDRIFLLKEIGFNRVSFGIQDFNPKVQEAVNRIQPEEMIFNVMSWLRQAGFESVNIDLIYGLPYQTLETFTETIEKTIKLNPDRIAVFNFAYVPWLKRLQRNIDEKTLPPPAEKLRILQMTIEKLTNAGYVFIGMDHFAKPNDELAIAQRERTLHRNFQGYTTKAQAELFGFGATSISMLYDGYVQNYKVLRDYYETIDSGNLPIERGVYLNQDDIIRRDVIMKLMCHFRLVKSEISEKYNIDFDTYFETELNQLQDMEKDGLLKLYPDRIDITPIGRLLIRNIASTFDIYLRNKKERRFSKAI
- a CDS encoding energy transducer TonB family protein, which codes for MSLYENKLLIIGFQVSLILHLLIFILLQLLPIRVLDFPLNQPIEIKLEEEEIKKTVEKKVQVHQKSIESKEEKKLVSPDRKVTNKPKSQEVKEKQPVVSKQAVINSQEATIKHQVKSSNPDILKIDDENLKLLGQLQSVSSGKKESAASNQEISFGESLSKIDSSVSGTGSSRSVIYKPNPPKITTSETLPSVKVKIWINPDGSVSKVELLTTTGDPEVNSTVISYMKRWKFNKISSTELQWAIVTIRFNN
- a CDS encoding endonuclease III domain-containing protein is translated as MDGKTFVEVLKILKKESKNWNAPVVAFMGRTENNPYKVLIATILSLRTKDQITALASDRLFKVADTPEKMVNLPAEEIEKLIYPVGFYKNKAKTIKEISKIILEKYAGKVPDNLEDLLSLKGVGRKTANLVLSEGYKKPAICVDVHVHRISNRLGVVKTKTPEETEFKLMEILPKKYWRDVNWVLVAFGQTICKPIKPMCDICPVKNFCEFGKIKA
- a CDS encoding 3-deoxy-D-manno-octulosonic acid transferase, with the translated sequence MVYLVRLFYNLILTFLIIFFVPLWYFLNVRKGYKVGLLERFLLKTKKLDYQPVWIHCASTGEIKTALPIIDYIKSKEKVLLTVFSPRAYNFAVNNLKDMTVVFLPFDFGFLIKRFLKVYNPKLLIVEEAEFWFNLIYHSSKKIPVISINTKLPKNVNNIYYREILKRFSFFIVRTEEDKQPLKKVVAEDKIAVCGNLKLLSQVNLKDVKLDKKGKKVILAGSTHYPEEEILIKVFQKIKETLPNTCLIIAPRHVERVKEIIQTIKKYNLSFDLRSKTLALDNDVYIVDTLGELSSLYKYGDVVFVGGTFSKVGGHNIFEPILTGKKVIIGKNYFKIKDLVIQGEKLGAVVVVEDENQLKDAILELLKNSDLKVDISKIQIDIYNCYKKEIDRWI